The window GGACAATTAGTGAACATGGAGAGGACATGGAGGGGACGGCTGGCGGACACGTGGCgctgggcagagggagcagggatgggacGGGGACAAGAGAGGGGACGGGAACGGGGAAGTGGATATGGATGGGGACAGGCTTCCTCCGCTGCAGCCCCTCCATCGCACCCCACCCCGCCCGCAGGGACAGGTCCAGCCGCGCGCCCACTCTGCCCATCCCTGCACCCTGCCCACGGCAGCGTCTCCCAGGGCGGTGCCAGCACCTGGATTTCGGTACTTCAGACTCAGAAGGGGTTGGGACGGGGACACCCAGAGCTCACGCAGCCACCCCTCACCGTCCCACGCCCCGTGGGCACAGCGCTCCGGCACACGGATGCACCGGCGCGGCGCCCGGCTTACCCCCTCACCGCGGCGTGCAGAGCAGAGCACCGGTGGCTCTCCCCAGTCTGCGGGAGGGACCGAGCGGATCCTTTGTTAAAACATCAACGATGCAGTAAATTTTTTAACTTACCAAATAGATCAATATCAAATTATCATGTCTCACATTCATAACTCTTAAGCAAGCAACAATGGAGAGAGACAAGGTCACTGGAGAATAAATAGCAGCAAAAGCTCTTAATGATCTATCATTCTCGACAACCccaggcacccagcaccagcCCGGTGACAAGATCATTAATAAAACTCTGCAGGAACGCTATCGATTGCTTTGATGGATGATCACAGGTAGCAAATACTGTAAAACACCTGGTTGTCACACACTAAAATGAGTAGCTTGACTCACACCTCAGCGCGGGGACCCGGCTGTGACTCTGCTGGGTTTTCTCCTCGGTGGCGGCTTTCACAGGGAGGGTGGTCGGTGGTGCAGCCCTCGGGTGCCGGCAGCCGTGGCTGCAGCCCCCGGTTTGGGGCTGCCATCCGTGCTGGACCCCCATGGCTCACCTCCACTCCCCCACTGCTGTTGATCCCTATAGATGGGACCTGTTCATTAAAAGCCTCGTTAAAGCACCTCGTCTTGGTGCCCCAGCGCCCAGGCTGGGAGCTGAGCTGCCTGGAGATGGGGTTTGGTGACCCGGTGCCACGGGATGAACCTGGAGACCTGCTCCGTCCCCTCACCGCTGGATGTGGCCCCAGGACACCTACACAGCCCAGACAGTGGGGACAGACGgggtccccaaggccatgggCTTTGCCACCCCCACGCTGTGTctgtctggggggggggagcctgCACGCGTCCCCCCCACGGCTCCAGACGCTTCGCTTGCGAGACACGTCCGCATTGATGGTCTGATCATATGTACACAACCATTCAATTACCCCGTAATGGCTACAGGCTATTAAGCCATCAATCTCCTTCATTAAGGCCTGCCAGGCCCATCCCCGACATCGCGCAATAAAAccattaaaacaacaacaacaacaacccgaAGTAGCATCTTTAATGCGTCGGATGCaacgccggccccgccgccgatGCTGGCCGTCCTGCAGCGTCCCCCGCCCCGctgcagcatcccacagcccACCCTGGGGCACCCGGGGACCCGCTCACCCCGAGCAAGGTATTGCCTtgctggggtgtccccagggagctgggggctgcccacACCTCCgtgcccccccagctgctcccagcagctcgcccctgccccgggctcaGCGGGCAGCTCAGCACGCCGGGACCTGCTCTTGCTCTTTATAGCTGACATTATCTTTTATTGCCATATAAAAGCCGAAGCTCCAGTGGCTTTATGGCTGCTGCGCCGGCGTTTGGCACCTCGCTGCTCGGCTCCGCGCTCCCGGCTGCTCGTTCTCCCCGTCACTGGGCATGGTGGGGATGGGGCACCGCCCAGACCCCCCAGTCCCTGCACTGGGGCCACGACTGGTCCCACTGCACCCACATTAGGGACACAACTGGTCCCGTCACCCACAGTGGGGGCTCAACTGGTCCCCAAACCAGCTCTTGCACTGGCTTGGGTAGGTCAGAGGGTGTCAGCTAGGAGGGGAGACCTGGCCCCCCCAAAATAGGGTGACCCTGGCATGGCAAGGGGAGTCATAGGCCTGGGCTGGTGCCGTTTGGACCCAGCGTCTGTGGGAGCCCAAGTCCCTGCACCCCAGTGGGAGCCCCGCTttgcagggggagaggggcagggggtggcGGTGCAGGGCCAGAGGTCGGGGGGACGGGGGTCCTGCTGCCGTGCCGCAGCCAGAGCCATGCCACAGGCACCAGGCAGCTCCCGTGgccggcagcaccggcaccaCGGCCTGGGACTGGCACCTTGTCAGAGCCCATCACGTCTGCCACCCCCGCGCCCCCACGCCGCGGTGCCGGTGGCAGGGAACATCTGCtcggccgccccgctgccgcggcACGTTAGGGTCAGGGGCAGCCGCCAAGACCCCCCGGCCAGCGCTGCCAGGGCAGCTCCTCGCGTGACACTGATGCAGGGTGGCAGGGCGAGTGGGGCGGACGGATGGGATCAGACAGACAGACGGGTAAGTGAACGCCGCTGCCCGTGCCAGGGCCCAGCCACGCCACGGGTCACCGGTGCCCAACGCTCACCCGCTCACGGCGCggctccctgtcccctcccgctGTCCCTGGGGACACTGAGACGGCCCTGCCACCACCCCTCAGCTTCTGGGGATGGACTCCCTGCATCCCACGTCCTGCATCCCGTGTCCCTTTTCCCACACCTTGTGCCCTACCCCCGTGTCAGTGCCCCACGCCTTGCCCCACGAAGCCCCGCACCGGGAGGACACCAAGGGCACTTTGTCCCAGGAAGGGGAGCGGTGCTGGCCGGGCAGGGGTCCCCGCAGCAGCCCAGCGGGACGCGGCGAGGCCACCAGTGTCACCGAAACGCCGCACCTTCCCTTGCCGGCCCCAGGGCTTGGTTGCCCGGGGGGGGCGAGGAGGCTCCCCGGCCTCCCtccgccctgcccgggggggtggctatccagccctgctgcggccgggacccccgggaccccacgCCGGCGGGCGGAGGGCGCTCCCCGCTGCGGCACCCCGGGCGGCGGGGACCGCCGGTGTCGGGGCCGGTGGCCGGGACGATGCTGCCACCTGGTGCCGCGGCCTCGCGGCGCCGCCGGGACCGGCCCCGGGGGGTCGGGGACAGCACCGGGACCGGCCCCAGGGGTCGGGGACAGCACCGGGACCGGCCCCGGGGGTCGGGGACGGCCCCGGGGGTCGGGGACAGCACCGGGACCGGCCCCGAGGGTCGGGGGCAGCGTCGGGACCGGCCCCGAGGGTCGGGGGCAGCAGCGGGACCGGCCCCGAGGATCGGGGGCAGCGTCGGGACCGGCCCCGGGGGTCGGGGGCAGCGTCGGGACCGGCCCCGGGGGTCGGGGGCAGCACCAGAGGCGGCAGCAGGGGTCAGGGCACAGCGCCGGGACCGGCACCGGGgacggggccggcggggccgggggccttGCCGGGGCTCCAGGAGCAGCCCGGGGCCGCTCCGCCCCGTGGGACCCCGCCGAGGCCGGGACACGGCGGGACGCTGCCGTGCCTCTCCCGAGCCCGCACCGGccctggccccgccgccggcgtAAGCGGCGCCGGCACCGGGCGCGGCCGGGGGGCCCGGGCGGGCTCGCCTCGATGCGgggcgcggcggagcggggcgggcagaACGGGTCCCGGACCTGGAcccggtcccggtgccggtgccggtgccggacCAGCCgtggcgggggcagcggggccggtcgctccctccccgcccgccccgtcgcGGCATCCCCCGGTCGCGCCCGGCGACAGCTGCCGCGTTcccgcctgccctgccccgggggccgcgcacccccggccccccgccccgggcagcggggacaccccccccccccgcgctccctccGCATCCCCCCGAGCCTCCCGGGCCCGGcccgagcccccccgccgcccgccccgccgggcccccgccgggccggggctgcgggctgccgggcggggggcggcggggacagctgcccggccgggggggcccggcccgccggcagcACATGTGCTGTCACTCAGCCAGCCCCGCGGTTATTTTAGCTCGGGGCCGGCGAGCGGCTCGGGGCTGGCGGCCGGACTGCGCCCCGCTCCGCCATGGGCCCCCCGCTCCTCCTCGCCTGCCTGCTCGCCCCCCTCTGCGCTCGGGTAAGGGGTCCGGGGAGACGGGGaaggggtggggacggggacggggatggggacggggttGGGGACCCCCCTGCTCCGTGCCCCGGGAGGGCCGGCTGgggcggggagcccggctgcggtgccggggggcggccggACCCCAGAGCCCGCGGAGGCACGTCCCTGGGGGtggcggggatggggacgggggtgACGGGGGCTTGGTGCCCCTCTTGGGGCATTTCCCACCCCACAGATGGCGGCGGCAGGGGGGAGCCTGCGGCCCCGGCACGCTGCCTGCGTTCGTGAACCGGGAGATGGGATTTGGGGGAGGGTTAGGCGCTCAGAAACACCCTGCTCCCTGCTTTCCCACCCCAGCTGCGGTCCCagacccctctgcacccccctgtCCGTGCATGTTCCCCCAGAGCCCCTCACCGCAGTCTCAGGCCTGAGACACATGGGGCTGTTGGGGTTCTGGCCTGGGCCCCACGGCCgggtgctcagggcaggggaaggaaaggggaccTGCAGGGCAGGCCCCCCCCGGCAGCAGGGCCCCCATCGCTGCCCGCCACCCTCCCCATCCACCCCGAGCTCCAGCAGcctcccagggaagggggggtccctcctggggagggcacagggacagCTGGAGGCCGCAGGCGGCTCCCGTCGCAGCCCCAAAACAAGCCCCTTGTCCTGCCCACCCCGTGGGACCGGCACGCGGCCCCCTCCCCTGCACAGCCCCGCACCGGCCCCAGGGCCCCCGGCAcggccgtccccgctgccccgctccccgccccaggCAGGGTGCAGACGCGGGGACCTGGggcaccccagggcacccagcagcGCAGCCAGATGGGTGCAGACGTGGATGGGTGCAGACGCGGGTGCGAGGCCTGGCGCCGCCCGGATGTGctcgctccccggggaggggacagcgGGTGTCCCCAGGGCCCAGGACGAGGGTGAGCCCTGAGGAACGTTGCGTAGagccgaggggggggggggctgcaggcagccccccatgctgcagccccacaccacagctccctgcccccatctcccaccccccactcctgctccccacagctctggacccccatgccaccccccccaattccctgaccccccccagcccagtcGCTCATGGCCCCTAAACCCATCCTAGCCCCCACAGCTCCCTGATCCCCATTGTAGCCCCCCCATAACTCCTGCTCCCCCAGTCTCCATTCCTAATCCCCCCCTCACAgcccccagctccatcccagcccccccccagctccctgttccccccccagcaccccggctcTGTGCCCCGGCCGGGCCACCCGTGCAGCCTAAACAGATCCCTGACCCTTCCGCCCTCGCTGCCACGTCCATGCGGTGACGGTGACGTGGGCTGGGGCCACGCCAGGCGCTGCCAGCCCGGGGTAACCCCTTCGTCCCCACCGCGGGGGTCCTGTGGGGCACAGCCCGGCCGTGAGGTGCGGCCATGCCCGGGGCACCACCGGAGTCGTTTGTGGGGCACCCCTTCCCGTCGAGCCCGGCAGGACGCCCATCACCATCACACCAGGATGTCAGGGGACCACCGACATGAAGCTCCTGGGGGAGCTGGGCGGCCTCTCCGCTCTCCTAGACCAAACCCCATCAGGGGGTGCCAGCACCGTGCACCCCGGCACCGTGCATCCCGGCACCGTGCATCCCGGCACCGGGCACCCAACCGGGGCGCAAGGCCCTGCCCACTGCCCCGGCATTGCACCCCACTCCGGAGGTTTTGGGGTCACCAGCAGCACCATGTCCCCCCCACAGGgcgccagcccagcccagccgggtgctgcagccctgggcagcccccaggCCTGGCGGCAGCACGAGGGTCCGCGGCGGGTGAAGAGGGCCTGGGTGATCCCCCCCATCAGCGTCTCGGAGAACCACAAGCGCATCCCCCACCTCCTGGTGCAGGTAGGCAGGGAGCCCCCCACCCTCTCTTccaggcgggggggtggggggtaccCTGGGCGGGGGGATTGCACAGGGGCACCCCAGGAGGGGGACGTGGCGTGGGGGGAGACTCAGGGCAGAGGGGGACCCCAGGTGGGGGACAGACCCCCAGCCTCGGGACCGccagccctgctttccctggGGCAGATCAAGTCGGACAAGCAGCAGCCCGGGGGGGTGATCTACAGCATCAAGGGGCCGGGGGTGGACGAGGAGCCCCTGGGCATCTTCTCCATCGACAAGTTCACCGGCAAGGTCTTCCTCAACGCCATGCTGGACCGGGAGGAGAACGACCGCTTCCGGGTAAGGATGCTGCccagccgcccgcagccccctccgcagcccccccagctggGCCCCGACCCACCCGCTCTGCGCCCGCAGCTGAAAGCCTTCGCGCTGGACCTGGGCGGCGTGACGCTGGAGGACCCCACCGACCTGGAGATCATCGTGGTGGACCAGAACGACAACCGGCCGCTCTTCCGGCAGGACGTCTTCACGGGGCGCGTGGTGGAGGGGGCTGAGCCAGGTGGGTCCAGCCGGGgggccggggatggggggggccgAACCAGCCCCCACGCCGGCACCCACCGGGGCGCTCCTGCGGCCGCAGGGACCTGCGTGATGACGGCGGATGCCACTGACGCCGATGACCCTGACACGGACAACGCGGCGCTGCGGTACTCCATCCTGGAGCAGGGCTCCGCCGGCATGTTCAGCATCAATGCCACCACCGGCCAGATCTGCACCGCACGGCCCGGCCTCGACCGTGAGGTAGCGGGCaaggggggctgcgggcggcacCGGGGTGGCACCGGGACTGGGGGCAGCCAGAGCCCCCCCCAGCTGGTGAAACCACATCTCCAGCCATGAGCAGGCCCAGGcgtggggacagggtgggtgGCCAGCGGCTGGGGGACCTCTGGGCTCCCGGGGGGCTGGAGGGTCTCAGGACCggcccccccttccttccccgcAGACGGTGGGGGTGTACAACCTGACGGTGCAGGCAGCCGACATGTCCGGGGACGGGCTCACCACCACCGCCACAGCCGTCATCTACCTGGAGGACATCAACGACAACCCTCCCGAGTTCACCAAGGAGGAGGTAGTGGCCGGGGATGGGTGGGGGAACGCGTGGGGGTCAGCGGGGTGGGAGCCAGCCCCCGCCCCATGGGCACCGGCATGCCAGGGGGGCAGGCACCAGCCCCACGCCGCTCTCCCCCAGTTCTCCATGGAGGTGGAGGAGCAGGCGGCTGGGGTGGACGTGGGCAAGGTCTTCGTGCACGACAAGGACCTGGCCGGCTCGCCCAACTGGCTGGCCAAATTCACCATCCTGGAGGGCGACCCTGAGGGCGCCTTCGCCATCCGCACCGACCCCTACACCAACGACGGCGTGCTCTCCATGGCCAAGGTgggcgcggggcagccggggggctgtgggggggtcCCGTGGCTCGGCTGACCCGCGGGCCCTCTCGGCAGCCGCTGGACCACGAAGTGCGGGACCGCTTCGAGCTGACGGTGTCGGTGCAGAACGAGCAGCCGCTGGAGCCCgcggcccctgccagcccccgggcGCTGGCCACcgtgcgggtgcgggtgcgggaTGTGAACGAGGCGCCCGTCTTCCGCGAGAACCCGCGGCGGGTCAGCGTGCTGGAGGGGgccgccccgggcacccccgTCACCACCTACACTGCCAGTGACCCCGACACCCGCCAGCTCCAGACCCTCACGTGAGTCCCGGGCTATGGGTTTCGGCACCCCGTCCCCTTGCATCGCCTCCTGGCACCCACCGCGCTCGGGCTCCCGTGTTCGCAGCCTGCGGCGGGTGTTTCACGGGGGTGACGGCGTGCACCCCCCCCTGCGCCCACAGCTACGCGCTGCTCTACGACCCGGcgggctggctgcagctggaccCCCACACCGGCACCGTCCGCACCAAGCGGGAGCTGCTGCACCCCTCCgccttcctgcagggtggctggTACATCGCCCTGGTCCTCGCCCGCGATGACGGTGAGCGGCCCCCCCCTGCCGTGCCCCTCCCCTGCCGTCCCCCCCTGACCCCTCTGCTCTGTGCCCCCAGCCGAGCCCCCGCTCTCCGCCACCGGCACCCTCTCCATCGAGATCCTGGAGGTGAACGACCACGCGCCCCTGCTGCAGCCGGCGGCCGGGGTGGTCTGCGGGCGGCCGGGCCGAGGGGGGAGCCTGCTCCTGGGGGCCACGGATGACGACCGGCCCCCCCACGGTGCCCCCTTCCACTTCCAgctcagcccccagcacccccagctcacCCGCAACTGGAGCATCACCCGCTTCAACGGTGAGGGCCGGCCGGAGGGGGGCTGCTGCATGGGGGGCCCCCGctcaccccctgcccctgcccctcccgcAGTGACCCACGCGGTGCTGGCCGTGCTGGTGGAGCTGCCTGAGGGGCCCTACTcgctcccgctgctgctccgggactcggggacccccccgcgggagcggcagcagctgctgaacGTCTCGGTGTGCCACTGCGGCCGGGACGGCACCTGCGAGGACGGTGTCCTGGCCGCTGCCACCGCCGGGGCCGGCATCACCCTCGGGGCCCTCATGATCGTCCTCGGCAGCAGCGTCCTCCTCCTCTGTGAGTGAGACCCCCGACCAgcctcacccccacccctcccagccccccatcctgcccccgcccggcaccccagccccacgccctACCACGCGGTGCCAGCCCTGGCCGCCCGTCCCAAACCGCACCGGCACGCTCCGCCACCTCGTCCCCCACCACACCGTCACCCCGTCCTGGTCCAGGACACCCCACCCAGTCCCTACCCATCGCCCCCAACACCCCACCCCAGCAACCCCTTCTGACCCCTACCAAGACCCCCCTGCCCATCACCCCATCCCCCCTATCacccccctgcccagcacccccccgcccccaatccCTACCTGCatccccctcccgccgccccggccccaccaACTGCATCCAACCCAACCAGCACCCCCATCGCCCCATGTCCCACCTGCCCAGCCCCCCGGTACCCCACGCCGCGCCCACCCACCCTCTGCCCGCAgtgctggcggggctgggggcagcgcgGGCGCGCGGGCGCCGGCGGGCTCTGCGCAAGGGGCTGCTGCAGCGCTCGCGGGACGACATGCGCGACAACATCCTCAACTACGACGAGCAGGGCGGGGGCGAGGAGGACCAGGTGAGCGGGACCCGGGGTGGGGAgggttctggggggggggggggggcccactCCAGCCCCACACCCCTGACCCCCTGCCATCCCCATAGGATGCCTACGACATCAACCAGCTCCGGCACCCCGAGCTCTTCCCACCCCGGGCCAAGCCGCCGGTGCGCAGGGATGCCCCGCTCAGCTCCGCCACCCCTCCGGCCCCCCGCAAGCTGCCCAGCAGCCCCTCCGACATCGAGGACTTCATCAACGAGGTGGGGCCAGGGGCCAGCACCCCCCTtacccccatcccccccatccccagtggGACTGACGGTggcccccccgtccccgcagggTCTGGAGGCGGCCGACAGCGACCCCAGCGTGCCCCCCTACGACACGGCCCTCATCTACGACTACGAGGGCTCGGGCTCGGTCGCCAGCCCCCTCAGCTCCATCGTCTCCAGCCTGACGGACGAGGACCAGGACTACGACTACCTGAGCGAGTGGGGGCCACGCTTCCGGCGCCTGGCCGACCTCTACGGGCAGtagcggggacggggggggacggggggggggcggcggggggggcttgcacacgcgtgtgtaCGAGATGCCCTGATGCAGCGGCTTTGCGTATGGACACGCACAAGACGCCCGGCTGCAGGGGCTTCGCGCACGCGTGTGCACCAGGTACCCAGATGCGGGGGCTTCGCGCACGCGTGTGCACCAAGAGAGACCTCAGCGCGGGGGTTTGCACGCCTGCGCGCACCCGCAGAGCCCGCGCCCGGCAAACTGCAGGACGGCAGAGGCCGAGCgcgcaggcagccccgggggggaTGCCCCGGGGAAAGACCCTGCGGAGGCAGGGGGGTGAGGAGCCCCCCGGTTCCCCCATAATAAAGATCCCAGAGAAGGGGGCCGGCGGCAGGGGCACCGGCGGGGCCCCCGACCACGCCAGCCGCCCGTAGAAACAAGGCACTTTTATTGGCAGCCCGCGAGCGCCAGCCACAAACCCCCCGGGGGGGCCATCACCCCCGCCCCAGGTCTCCCGGCACGGCTCCTCctggggcaggatccggccccgccGAGGGGTGGGTGGGCCGCTCCCCCGCAGCCCAGCTATCGCACGCGTCCCGGGTGCACCCCGCCGTCCCCGCGAGCACCCATGGCTGGGGGTCCCGGTGCTCCGTGGGGGTCCCGGCGCCGTGCTcagccccccagcagcagggagaCCCCGGGGAGGGCACAGCTACGTCtcgcggggggcggccggggagcccAGCACGCTCCTGGTGGAGGCAGCGAGGCGGGAGTAGTCGTGGGGGATGCCGTGGGGGGCGAGCAGGGGCAGGTGGTCCtcgcggggcggccggcggaaGAGGGGGGGCCGGCGCTGGCTCTCGCCGTCCTGCAGGGACTGGGGCAGGCCGCGGCCCTGGCTCTCCGGCAGCAGCATGATGCTGAGGACGGCGAGGATGGCGAAGGAGGCGAAGACCACGTGGTGCAGGAAGAAGCCGCGGCTGTTGGGGATGGCGGTGATGGGGGCGGCCGCCTTGCCCACGAAGCTGGCCCCCACGATGAGGCCCAGCCCGGCACCCCTGTGGGGGAAACAAGCTCAGAGGAGGCCCAGGGGACCCTGCccgggtgcccccccaccccagcacggcACGGGGCGGGTGGCAGCTCCCCCCCCTTACCTGACCACGGTGGGGAGGACCTCGCTGGCGAAGAAGATGCTGAGCATGGTGACGGCATGGGAGGCGGTCATGCCCACCACGGACAGGGTCAGGACGATGAGGTCCAGCAGGtctgatggggggggggaaagcaccATCAGGGGTCAAATCctgcaacaccccccccccccccccccccagcatcctgttcccacccccagccccccagctggGGGCTGCATCCCACCGCAGGGAGGGCGGGGGTCCCCCCTCCATCCTTACACTGGGTGagggccagcagcaggagggaggagatgcCGGTGAGGATGGTGCAGAGCAGAAGGACGGCGCGGCGCCCGAAGCGCTCGGCCGTCAGGTAGACGAAGAGGC is drawn from Mycteria americana isolate JAX WOST 10 ecotype Jacksonville Zoo and Gardens chromosome 8, USCA_MyAme_1.0, whole genome shotgun sequence and contains these coding sequences:
- the CDH15 gene encoding cadherin-15 — encoded protein: MGPPLLLACLLAPLCARGASPAQPGAAALGSPQAWRQHEGPRRVKRAWVIPPISVSENHKRIPHLLVQIKSDKQQPGGVIYSIKGPGVDEEPLGIFSIDKFTGKVFLNAMLDREENDRFRLKAFALDLGGVTLEDPTDLEIIVVDQNDNRPLFRQDVFTGRVVEGAEPGTCVMTADATDADDPDTDNAALRYSILEQGSAGMFSINATTGQICTARPGLDRETVGVYNLTVQAADMSGDGLTTTATAVIYLEDINDNPPEFTKEEFSMEVEEQAAGVDVGKVFVHDKDLAGSPNWLAKFTILEGDPEGAFAIRTDPYTNDGVLSMAKPLDHEVRDRFELTVSVQNEQPLEPAAPASPRALATVRVRVRDVNEAPVFRENPRRVSVLEGAAPGTPVTTYTASDPDTRQLQTLTYALLYDPAGWLQLDPHTGTVRTKRELLHPSAFLQGGWYIALVLARDDAEPPLSATGTLSIEILEVNDHAPLLQPAAGVVCGRPGRGGSLLLGATDDDRPPHGAPFHFQLSPQHPQLTRNWSITRFNVTHAVLAVLVELPEGPYSLPLLLRDSGTPPRERQQLLNVSVCHCGRDGTCEDGVLAAATAGAGITLGALMIVLGSSVLLLLLAGLGAARARGRRRALRKGLLQRSRDDMRDNILNYDEQGGGEEDQDAYDINQLRHPELFPPRAKPPVRRDAPLSSATPPAPRKLPSSPSDIEDFINEGLEAADSDPSVPPYDTALIYDYEGSGSVASPLSSIVSSLTDEDQDYDYLSEWGPRFRRLADLYGQ